From the Jilunia laotingensis genome, the window TACCGTTCCATCACAGCCGGCAATCCGGATGCGGTGTGGGTGACGCAGGGCTGGACGTTCGGTTATCAACATGACTTTTGGGATAAAGCCAGTTTACAAGCATTATTGAGTCGCGTTCCCGATGATAAGATGGTGATAGTCGATTTAGGTAATGATTATCCAAAGTGGGTTTGGGGAACGGAACAAACCTGGAAGGTGCAGGACGGCTTCTATGGCAAGAAGTGGATATTCAGTTACGTACCTAATTTCGGAGGGAAAACTCCGATGACGGGTGATCTGCAAATGTATGCCTCTTCTTCGGCTGAGGCTTTACATACGGAGGGTCATGGAAACCTGATCGGATTTGGTTCGGCACCCGAAGGACTTGAAAACAATGAAGTGGTTTATGAACTTCTGGCGGATATGGGCTGGACGGATCGTCCCATCCATCTGGATCAATGGATGCCCGTATATTGTAAAGCCCGCTACGGAGCCTATCCGCAGCCAATGAAGGAAGCGTGGGACAAGTTCAGGAAGACGGCTTATAGCTGTTTGTACTCTTACCCCCGTTTCACATGGCAAACGGTCATTCCCGATACGCTCCGTATCAGTAAAATAGATACAAGCGAAGAGTTCCTGCGTGGCGTAGAGCAATTCCTCTCTTGTGCCGATAGCCTGAAGAGTTCTCCGCTTTATGTAAACGATGCTTTGGAATATGCAGCTCACTATGTAGCTGCTAAAGCGGATAAGCTATATACCCGTGCGTTGGACGAAGATGCTTCCGGCAATAAGGTTGCTGCCCGGAAATCTTTGGAAGAAGCTGTTGGTTTGCTATTGCAGGTAGACCGTTTGTTAGCTTCCCATCCCCTTTACCGCCTGGAAGAGTGGGTGAAGCTGGCAAGAAACAGTGGTACTACACCCGAAGAGAAAGATGCGTATGAAGCGAATGCCAAACGCCTGATTACCACATGGGGAGGAATACAAGAAGATTATGCCGCCCGTTTTTGGAGCGGACTGATTAAAGATTACTACATTCCTCGTATGCAGCGTTATTTCTCTCCTGATCGTGACAAGTTGGACGAGTGGGAAGAAGAATGGATACAGACTCCTTGGAAGAATACCACTATACCTTTCGATCATCCGCTTGAAGAGGCAATTAAAATGGTGAATGCTACTTTAGAGTGAATGAATGATTCTCCGAATAAAAAAACATCCATAACCATGAGAAAAATTATTCTTGCTTTCGATTCATTTAAAGGTTCTGTCCAATCCCTCGACATTGCCGGGAGTGCCCTTCGGGCCATAGGGAAAGAATTCCCCCGTTGTGAAACAGTCCGTTTCCCGATAGCCGATGGCGGTGAAGGAACCACGGAAGCGATCTGTGCCAATCTGAATGTGGAGCGGGTCGCCTGTAAAGCGCATGATCCGTTGATGAATGAGATCGAAGTATCTTATGGCATCACGGAAGACGGCCGGACGGCCATCCTTGAAATGGCATCCGCCAGCGGTCTGCCCTTGGTGCCCGATGCTTTGCGCAATCCTATGCATACCACCACTTATGGTACGGGAGAAGTCATCCTCGATGCTTTGAACCGGGGATGCCGGAAGTTCATCATGGGAATCGGGGGGAGTGCCACCAATGATGCCGGGACGGGAATGCTGCAAGCCTTAGGAGTCCGTTTTGCCGATGGACAAGGGAACTTGCTGGATGCGAAAGGGAGCAATCTTGTCCGGATAGAACACATAGATGAATCGGCTTTGCATCCGTTCGTGAAGGAAGCTTCTTTCACGATAGCTTGTGATGTGAACAATCCGTTCTACGGGATGGATGGAGCAGCCTTTGTATATGCGCCCCAGAAAGGTGCCTCTCCCGAAGAAGTGGTTGCCTTGGATGGCGGACTGAAACATTATGCCGAAGTCATCCACCGGGAGAAAGGCATGGATATAACAACTCTTCCCGGTGCAGGTGCAGCCGGAGGCATGGGAGGCGGATTACTTCCTTTCCTGAATGCGACTTTGAAGCCGGGCATCGATACCATATTGGAAATACTCCGTTTCAAGGAAGCCATTCGTGATGCCGACCTCATTCTGACGGGTGAAGGCAAACTGGATGTGCAGACCGGAATGGGCAAGGCTTTGGGGGGTATCCTGAAACTTGCCAGAGAAGCCGATGTCCCGGTCGTAGCCTTGGGAGGATGCATCGAAGATGCGGACAAACTCAATGAAATGGGATTCACAGCCGTGCTATCCATCCAGCCGGCTCCCGTTTCTTTGGAACAGGCGATGCAACGTGAGTTTGCTTTGTCGAATATAGAGAATACCGTCACTCAGCTCATGCGTATCATCAAACAGTTTAAAAAGTAACCCGTAATTCCAGAAAACCATTATGACCGCTATTGGCGCATTGATCGGATTGCTTGTATCCGTTCTCTTGATTATAAAAAAGGTCGCCCCGACCTATAGCCTGATTGCAGGCGCAATCGTGGGAGGATTGTTGGGTGGACTTCCGTTGACCGACACTGTCAGAGTGATGACGGAAGGAGTCAAGGATGTGACTCCGGCAGTGATCCGCATCCTTACGGCAGGTGTCTTGTCCGGAGTACTGATTAAGACGGGAGCGGCGGCCACACTCTCGAATGCCATCATCCGCACGTTGGGTGAGAGGCGTGTGTTTTTTGCATTGGCACTCGCCACGATGTTGTTGTGTGCCGTTGGCGTATTTATCGATGTGGCAGTGATTACCGTTGCTCCCATTGCCCTGTCCATTGGCAGGAGGCTGGGCATTTCCCCGTCCGTATTGCTGATAGCCATGGTTGGCGGTGGGAAATGCGGGAATATCATTTCTCCCAATCCCAATACGATTATTGCAGCCGAGAATTTTGGGGCAGACCTCTCTTCGGTGATGTTCTACAATGTCTTGCCAGCGGTAGTCGGGTTGCTGTTTACCGTATTTGTCGTGGTACGTCTGATCCCCGATAAATTGGTTAAAGGTAAGGTGACGGAAGAAGTTGCCGAAGAGAAGGAACTTCCTTCTTTGTTCGGTAGCCTGGTGGCTCCGGTGGTAACAATCATCCTTCTTTCTCTTCGCCCGTTGTTCGATATTACGGTCGATCCGTTGATTGCACTTCCTATTGGTGGCGTTTGCGGGATTCTTTGCATGAGACAGTGGAGGAACATCCTGCCCAGCATGGAGTATGGGTTGCAGAAGATGTCGTCTGTTGCCATCCTGCTGATAGGAACCGGAACGATTGCCGGGGTCATCAAGAACTCTACCTTGAAAGACTGGATCCTGCAAGCCTTGGGACAAGCCCATTTCGATGAAGTGATGATCGCTCCTGTGTCGGGTGCATTGATGTCTGCCGCCACAGCGTCCACTACTGCCGGTGCTACGCTTGCTTCCGCCTCCTTTGCCGATACGATTCTTGCCGTCGGTATCTCTGCCGCCTGGGGAGCAGCGATGGTCAATTCCGGTGCTACCGTACTCGACCATCTGCCTCACGGTTCTTTCTTTCATGCCACGGGGGGAGTCTGCGAACTGACTTTCAGGGAACGTCTTAAACTGATTCCTTACGAAACTTTGATAGGAGCGGTGCTGGCGGCTTCCACCACTCTTTTATGTCTTGTCTTATAACTTTTAATCCATAGAAATGTCAACTAAGAATCGTCTTCTTTCACTCGATGTATTGCGCGGCATTACCATTGCCGGGATGATACTGGTCAACAACGCCGGTGCGTGCGGATATCCGTATGAACCGTTGCGCCATGCAAAATGGGATGGATTTACCCCTGCCGATCTTGTCTTTCCTATGTTCATGTTCCTGATGGGAATCTCTACTTATATCTCTTTACGCAAATATGAATTCCGGTGGAAACCTGCCATCGGCAAGATATTGAAACGGGCTGTCCTGTTGTTCCTTATCGGGGTTGCCATGAAATGGTTTGTGAACGCTTGTGAAAGCGGGGTCTGGACGGATTGGGAACACATGCGCATTTTGGGTGTCATGCAGCGTCTGGGCATCTGTTACGGAGTGACCGCTGTGTTGGCTTTGTTTGTTCCCCACCGTCGTTTTCTGCCCGTTGCTCTCTTGCTTTTATTGGGCTATTTCATCCTGCAACTTATTGGAAACGGTTTTGAAAAGAGTCCCGGCAATATCATGGCAATTGTTGATTCCACCGTCTTGGGAACCAGTCACATGTATCTCCAGGGACGGCAGTTCGTAGAGCCGGAAGGTATTCTGAGTACGATCCCTTCGGTGGCACAGGTGATGATCGGTTTTGTATGCGGACGTGCCATCCTCGGGCGGAAGGACAACGGGGAACGGATGCAGTATTTGTTTCTGACGGGTACTACACTGTTGTTTTCAGGGTATCTGTTCAGCTACGCCTGTCCTTTGAACAAACGGTTATGGTCGCCCAGTTTTGTACTGGTCACATGCGGTATAGCTGCGCTTTCACTGGCTGCGCTGATTTACGTTATTGATGTGCGGCAACAGAAACGGGGATGGACTTTCTTCGAGGTCTTTGGAGCCAATCCTTTGTTTCTCTATGTGGCAAGCTATATATTCGGTGAACTTTTCCGGTTGTGGGGCGTGAGTGGCTTTTTGTTCGACACGGCACTCCAACCGCTGTTCGGCAACTATTTCGGCTCCTTCATGTATGCCGTTCTTTTCTTGTCGCTCCACTGGGCGGCAGGATACATCCTGTTTAAAAAAAGAATCTATATAAAACTATAAACTATAATCATGAAAAGAAGCATTTATTTACTTTTTGTACTCCTTTTCCTGTCCCTTTCGGCAGGGGCGAAGGAGAAAGATGTGGCGGTGGTGCAAGCCCTGGTGCAGCGGCTCATTCCGTCTTATGCCGATAATTTCCAGTTCCGGAAGGTGAAAGCCATCGATGGCAAAGACCGTTTCCGTCTGGAGAGCGACCGCGGGAAGATAGTGATAAGCGGCAACAATGCCAATTCGATGGCAATGGGGTTGAACCATTATCTGCGATACTACTGCCTGACCACCATCTCATGGTATGCCGACATTCCCGTTGAAATGCCCGAAGTGCTTCCGGCTGTCAAGGAAGCCATCGATGTGGAGGCGAAGGTGGACAAGCGTTTCTTCCTGAACTACTGTACGTATGGATACACGATGCCCTACTGGCAGTGGGCGGATTGGGAACGGTTCATCGACTGGATGGCGCTGAACGGTGTCAACATGCCTTTGGCCATTACCGGACAGGAAGCCGTGTGGTATAAAGTCTGGAAGAAGATGGGAATGACCGATGAAGAAATCCGTTCGTACTTTACCGGCCCCACTTACCTCCCCTGGCACCGAATGGCGAACATCGACGGTTGGAACGGCCCGTTGCCGATGCAATGGCTGGACAATCAGGTGGAGCTTCAAAAGAAGATTCTCGCCCGCGAACGCGAACTGAATATGAAGCCCGTCCTCCCGGCTTTTGCCGGACATGTGCCTGCCGGATTGAAACGGATTTATCCGGATGCGAACATCCAATATCTGGGCAAGTGGGCAGGCTTTGCCGATACCTACCGTTGTCACTTCCTGAACCCGGAAGAACCTTTGTTTGCTACCATCCAGAAGCGTTTCCTACAGGAGCAGACGCGGCTTTTCGGAACCGATCATATCTATGGGGTCGATCCATTCAATGAAGTCGATCCGCCCAGTTGGGAGCCGGAGTACCTGAGTGAAATATCTTCCAACATGTACCGTACCCTGACAGCCGCTGATCCGAAAGCGGAATGGATGCAGATGACCTGGATGTTCTACCACGACCGGAAGGATTGGACTGCCCCGCGCATCAAAGCCTTGCTGACGGGTGTGCCGAAAGATAAGATGTACCTTCTCGATTATCATTGCGAAAATGTGGAACTGTGGAAAACCACCGACCATTTCCACGGACAGCCTTACATTTGGTGTTATCTGGGTAACTTCGGTGGCAACACCACCCTCACCGGGAATGTAAAGGAGAGTGGCAAGCGTCTGGAGAATGCTTTGCTCGATGGCGGCAGTAACCTTCACGGCATCGGTTCGACACTCGAAGGGCTGGACGTTATGCAGTTTCCTTATGAATACATCTTTGAGAAAGCCTGGAACCTGAACCGGGATGACGATGCATGGCTTCATGCCTTGGCCGACCGTCATGCCGGAACCGTATCGCAACCCGTTCGTGAGGCCTGGGACATTCTTTTCAACGATGTCTACGTGCAAGTTCCCCGTACATTGGGCATATTGCCCGGCTATCGTCCGGAAATGGACAAACCGAATAAACGCATCACGAACGATTACTCCGATACCGTTCTGTTGAAAGCCTGGGACAAGTTGCTTCAAGCTCCCGACTGCAATCGGGACGCACTTCGTCTGGATATCATTGCCGTAGGCCGCCAGTTATTGGGCAATTACTTCAAGACATTGAAAGAAGATTTCGACCGTATGTATGCCGCCAAAGATGTACCCGGACTGAAAGCCCGTGCCTCCGAGATGCGTGAAGTGCTGAGTGACCTGGACAAGCTTACCGCTTTCCATAGCCGTTGTTCGCTCGATAAATGGATTGCCGATGCCCGCGCTTTAGGCGATACTCCGGATTTGAAAGATTATTATGAGAAGAATGCCCGGAACCTTATCACAACCTGGGGAGGAAGCCTGAACGATTATGCCAGTCGTGCATGGTCGGGACTTATCAAGGACTATTATTCCAAACGTTGGGATATGTATCTGGATGCCGTACTCCTGGCTACTGAAAGCAACTGCCCTTTCGACCAGAAAGAACTGGATGCCTCGGTCAAAGCCTTTGAAGATGCCTGGGTAGATTCCACCACCCCCGTTACCGTGCAATCGGAAGGGGATTTAATGACCTACGCCCGTTTCCTGTTGAAGAAGTACGAACGGCGCATCCATTGAAGTCGTAAACAGGCTTTATGAACGGTTGGAAAACATACCTTTTCCAATAAGTGAAATATGTATGGTCAAACCATTGGATAGTAGCTTCTTATATTCATATAGTCCTATATTAATATAAAAAACATCCGGATGTTTTAGTATAGAACATCCGGATGTTGTGGTATAAAACATGGGGGTGTTTTTTGCAAGAACATCCCCATGTTTTTACTATTTAAAGCCGAGTATTAAATTGTTGGATCAGTATCTTTCTGTTTTAGTATAAGAGGATTTCTTTCGTTGATAAAGGAATACCCATATATTGGTTTGGAATGAAGGTGAAGAAATAGAAGGTATTATTATTTAATATAAACTATTTCTATCCGGCAAAACTCTTTCGAACATAAGAAACTATTTCCATTATGCCGGATTCTTTTTAAACTAAACTTTACTTTTCTCCGTGCCTAATCTCGATTTATTTCAAAAAAAGAATGATTGAAACACAATGATTGAGTAAAATGATTGGGATATGCAAGTAAACTAATTGTTATTTTGATAGTTTAAATATAATTATTATATTTGGCGAATATAACCTGTCATAAATTCCTGTCAGTTATGAAGAAGATTATCTTTGCTTTCATCCTGTTATGCGGATTTGCCTTTGCTAATGCTCAAACCGCAAAAAATCCTTTTGAAAAATACGGTTTTAAGAAAGTTCGTGCCTATTCTTTCTCCAAAGGAGAATTTGAAGAATTTCATGATAATAAAGAAATCGTTGAAATCGGTTCAGTGTTATACAATACCAAAACAAAAAAGGTAGTTGGATATGTCAAAGCGACCGATAAGGATGTGCCCGCTGCAACTCCTGCCATGTCGATTGATCCGTTATGTGAGAAATATCCCTGGATTTCCCCTTATGCGTATTGCATGAATAATCCGATACGTTTTATCGATCCGGACGGTTTGGACGTTTATCGTTTTGACGATAAGACAGGAACTTTTCATTTAATGGAAACAAATGATGATGCAACAGACAAAGTAATGGGATATCATCAAAATAAAGCAGGGGATTGGGTACAAAATAAAGGTTTTTTCCAGATAAAAACCCGTATGGATGGTATTGAGAAGGGTATTTTGAATGATGGGATAAATTTTAAAACGGATAATAATTTAATAGAGATAGGGGGAGAGGGTCAGCCTACTTTAGAGGGAGTACAGAGCTTTGTCGTTGATTTGTCTGAAATGGTTGGTAAGGAAATAGGCGGTTATGATATAGCAAACAAAGGAAGTGACAGTCCGAGTTATGTTCATATAGGCAAATACAAAAATAATAAATATAATGAATCAGTTAAAAGTTATTATCCTTATAGGGATTATTCTTCTAAATTGGATATGAATTCCGTATATGAACATACGGACTGGCATACTCATCCTTCTCGAGCATCCGATTCGGATAGATCACAAGATTCCGAACGGGATAAAAAGATGAAGTTAAAAACACAAAGGGATCATCCACATGTGAAGAAATTTATAATCTTGACAAAAGGTTTTTCTCCGATATCTTACTAATATGAAGTTATTTAGTTATAAATTATTTATAGGATTAATAATCCTTTCCTTTTGTTGTTCTGCAATAAAAGATAGTGATAATAATGCTAATTTGCGAAATGAAGCAATTATTATCGCCATTGAAGATTTTTTAGATAATTGTAGTTTGCAAAAGACTGACAACGCTTTCGAGGCTAATGTTTATATTGAAAATGATGACATATTAGTTTTAGGTATTTCCGGGACATATGGATTTAAAATTTATCCAAGTTCTAAAGATACAATAGGTGCTGAAACCCGAATATTTCCGTCTCATTATATAGAAAGAAACAATAAGCTAATATATTATTGGGTAGATTCAATTAATGTATTGACAGAAGAGATAGTCAAAGTACTTGCAAAATACAACCAAATAGATTCCTCTTATGTAAATTATGAAAATGCTTATCCTGATTATCTTTTAGATGAAAGTATAAAAGGAGCGCATTATTATTTTTGTAAAAACGATTTGTCTATTTACAAAAGAGTTGTTACAAGAGTTGGTATAGGGTGGTATGATCCTCCTAAACTGAATTGCTACAAGAAAAAAAAGAAAAGGTAATGAATATGATAAAATGAACCCTATCTCAAAAACTATTGATATGAAGTTATTCAGTTATAATATGTTTATAGGATTAATAATCCTTTTCTTTTGTTGTTCGGCCATGAAAGGTGGAGATGGTGATCACCTGCGAAATGAAGCGATTATAATCGCCATTAATGATTTTTTGGATAACTGTAGTTTGCAGAAGACTGATAGCGTCTTCAGCGTATATATTGATATTGATAATGAAGATATATTGGGTTTAAGTATTTCGGGGGAGTATGGCAATAAAATTTATCCAACCTCCAAAGATACGATAGGTGCTGAAACTCGAATATTTCCATCTCATTATATAGAAAGAAACAATAAGCTAATATATTATTGGGTTGATTCAATTAATGTGTTAACGGAAGAAATTATAAGAGTACTTGCAAAATACAACCAAATAGATTCTTCTTTTGTAAGTTATGAAAAAGCCTATCCTGATTATCTTTTAGATGAAAGTATAAAAGGAGCGGATTACTATTTTTGCAAAAATGATTTATCCATCTACAAAAGAGTAGTTACAAGAATTGCTATGGGATGGTATGATCCTCCTAAGCTGAATTGCAATAAGAAAAGAAAGAAAAACTGAATATGATAAGACAGACTTTGCTATTAGTGATTGTTGTTTTTATACACTTCCATGCAAATGCACAAATAAACTAATTATAATTTTGATAATTTAAATATAATTATTATATTTGGCGAATATAACCTGTCATAAATTCCCGTCAGTTATGAAGAAGATTATCTTTGCTTTCATCCTGTTATGCGGATCTGCCTTTGCTAATGCTCAAACCGCAAAAAATCCTTTTGAAAAATACGGTTTTAAGAAAGTTCGTGCCTACTCTTTCTCCAAGGGAGAATTTGAAGAATTTCATGATAATAAAGAAATCGTTGAAATCGGTTCAGTGTTATACAATACCAAAACAAAAAAGGTAGTTGGATATGTCAAAGCGACCGATAAGGATGTGTCCGCTGCAACTCCTGCCATGTCGATTGATCCGTTATGTGAGAAATATCTTTGGATTTTCCCTTATGCGTATTGCATGAATAATCCGATACGTTTTATCGATCCGGACGGTCTGGATATTTATCGTTTTGACGATAAGACAGGAACTTTTCATTTAATGGAAACAAATGATGATGCAACAGACAAAGTAATGGGATATCATCAAAATAAAGCAGGGGATTGGGTACAAAATAAAGGTTTATTCCAGATAAAAGCCCGTATGGATAATATTGAGAAAGGTATTTTGAATGATGGGATAAATTTTAAAACAGTTGATAATGCTATATCCGTAGGAGGAGAAGGGCAAGCAACAGTAGAAGGAGTGCAAAATTTTGTTATAGAACTGTCAGAAATGGTAGGAAAAGAAATTTCTGGATATGAATATTCAAATAAAAGTGAAAGTGTACCAAGTAAAGTCTATATAAGTAAATATCAAAATAATAGTGATCAAATGACTCAAACATCGTTTAATCTAAATATAGCTGGAGTTAAGTCAATTAATGAAATTAATATTCATACGGATTTCCATAAACATTTATCAAAATTTCCGGTAAGTGATAGGACACAACCTTCAGGTTTAACAGGTAGTGGAGGGGGCGATATTGAGCATAAAGAGAGTCAAAAGGTAAATGGAATAAAGAAATTTATTATATTGACAAAAGGATTCTCTCCAATACCCTATTAAAATGAAAAAGTCAAAATTTATTTTTTTATTACTGTTTTGTTTTGTTTTTGAAAATTGTGCAACTTCAAAATGGAAAAAAGAATTGGTTTCGGAGGGGAATACTGTTAATGCTATAAACAACGCTATTACTGATTTTTTAAATACATCAAAACTAAGTAAAAAAGATACGGTATTTAGTTTAAAAGTTACCGATGCTGGTAACGGGATTTTGGTAATTGGCATAATTGGAGCAGTTAATAAGATATATCCGACTGATAAAAATAAAGTGGGAGCTTTTGATGAGTTTTTTCCTACTAGATATATCATAAGGGATGAAAAATTATTTTATTGGAATGATACAACTCAGGTTATAACTCAAGAAATGATTTCCACTCTGGAAAGATTTGATCAGATTGATTTTAACTGGAGTAAAGAATATATTTTACCACCTTTGATAATTGACGATGGAAAAGAAGGTATGGTTTATTATTTTTGTGAAAATGACTTGCGAAACTATAAAAAAAATGGGTCAGGGACTATAAGGCAACATTATGATCCCCCTAAGCTGAATTGCAAGAAGAAAAGTAAGAAAAAAAACTGAATATGATAAGACAGACCTTGTTATTAGTGATTGTTGTTTTTATGCACTTCCATGCAAATGCACAAAAAAATTATTATGCGGAGGCTTTCTCGAAGTGTGAAAATATGCTTTCAGGAAAAAGCATACCCAATTTTCAAGAAGCTGTTTTTACGGTAGAAAATGCTTATCTCGACAACCAACTCGATAAGGTTGTGTTTGTTGATAATATAAATTTATACACGCAGATTTGTAAACAGATAATGAACTCCGGCAATATCGTTTATCCTGAGAAAGACAAGGATATTGCTGCCGGTCAATGTGCGGTTTTTCTTTTTATGACTGATACTATTCCTATTGTTTCTGGTAACGACATAATTGGCAGTATTCCATTTACTTATAATTTTGAGGATTATGCCGGTAAAGAGGAGTGGTCGAGTATGTTTGTATCGACTTTAATGCAAACAAATACGGGAAACTGCCATTCACTGCCTTATCTTTATAAAATAATAATGGATGAAATGGGCTATGAATGCCATTTAGCTTTGGCACCCAACCATATTTATATTAAAGTGCAGAACAAGAGAGTGGGTTGGTATAATATTGAATTGACATGCAGGGATTTTCCT encodes:
- a CDS encoding alpha-N-acetylglucosaminidase — its product is MKGYFLTCFSIIWVFFLSACAGTSGSADIITPAKQVIERQIGERVKGISFQYIEPVDGKETFEIDAKAGVLTLKGSSTVSLCYAFHTYLKEGCQAMKTWGGEHASLPAEWPDYSLRKQTTPYEYRYFLNVCTYGYTTPYWDWSRWEKEIDWMALRGVNMPLATVASEAIAERVWLRMGLTKEEIREFFTAPAHLPWHRMGNLNTWDGPLTDAWQEGQIELQHHIINRMRELGMEPIAPAFAGFVPMAFAKKHAEVDFKHLEWGGFEDRFNAYVLPPDSPFFEEIGKLFVEEWEKEFGKNTFYLSDSFNEMRLPVAKNDVEGKHKLLAQYGESIYRSITAGNPDAVWVTQGWTFGYQHDFWDKASLQALLSRVPDDKMVIVDLGNDYPKWVWGTEQTWKVQDGFYGKKWIFSYVPNFGGKTPMTGDLQMYASSSAEALHTEGHGNLIGFGSAPEGLENNEVVYELLADMGWTDRPIHLDQWMPVYCKARYGAYPQPMKEAWDKFRKTAYSCLYSYPRFTWQTVIPDTLRISKIDTSEEFLRGVEQFLSCADSLKSSPLYVNDALEYAAHYVAAKADKLYTRALDEDASGNKVAARKSLEEAVGLLLQVDRLLASHPLYRLEEWVKLARNSGTTPEEKDAYEANAKRLITTWGGIQEDYAARFWSGLIKDYYIPRMQRYFSPDRDKLDEWEEEWIQTPWKNTTIPFDHPLEEAIKMVNATLE
- a CDS encoding glycerate kinase family protein, with the protein product MRKIILAFDSFKGSVQSLDIAGSALRAIGKEFPRCETVRFPIADGGEGTTEAICANLNVERVACKAHDPLMNEIEVSYGITEDGRTAILEMASASGLPLVPDALRNPMHTTTYGTGEVILDALNRGCRKFIMGIGGSATNDAGTGMLQALGVRFADGQGNLLDAKGSNLVRIEHIDESALHPFVKEASFTIACDVNNPFYGMDGAAFVYAPQKGASPEEVVALDGGLKHYAEVIHREKGMDITTLPGAGAAGGMGGGLLPFLNATLKPGIDTILEILRFKEAIRDADLILTGEGKLDVQTGMGKALGGILKLAREADVPVVALGGCIEDADKLNEMGFTAVLSIQPAPVSLEQAMQREFALSNIENTVTQLMRIIKQFKK
- a CDS encoding GntP family permease, producing MTAIGALIGLLVSVLLIIKKVAPTYSLIAGAIVGGLLGGLPLTDTVRVMTEGVKDVTPAVIRILTAGVLSGVLIKTGAAATLSNAIIRTLGERRVFFALALATMLLCAVGVFIDVAVITVAPIALSIGRRLGISPSVLLIAMVGGGKCGNIISPNPNTIIAAENFGADLSSVMFYNVLPAVVGLLFTVFVVVRLIPDKLVKGKVTEEVAEEKELPSLFGSLVAPVVTIILLSLRPLFDITVDPLIALPIGGVCGILCMRQWRNILPSMEYGLQKMSSVAILLIGTGTIAGVIKNSTLKDWILQALGQAHFDEVMIAPVSGALMSAATASTTAGATLASASFADTILAVGISAAWGAAMVNSGATVLDHLPHGSFFHATGGVCELTFRERLKLIPYETLIGAVLAASTTLLCLVL
- a CDS encoding acyltransferase family protein, producing MSTKNRLLSLDVLRGITIAGMILVNNAGACGYPYEPLRHAKWDGFTPADLVFPMFMFLMGISTYISLRKYEFRWKPAIGKILKRAVLLFLIGVAMKWFVNACESGVWTDWEHMRILGVMQRLGICYGVTAVLALFVPHRRFLPVALLLLLGYFILQLIGNGFEKSPGNIMAIVDSTVLGTSHMYLQGRQFVEPEGILSTIPSVAQVMIGFVCGRAILGRKDNGERMQYLFLTGTTLLFSGYLFSYACPLNKRLWSPSFVLVTCGIAALSLAALIYVIDVRQQKRGWTFFEVFGANPLFLYVASYIFGELFRLWGVSGFLFDTALQPLFGNYFGSFMYAVLFLSLHWAAGYILFKKRIYIKL
- a CDS encoding alpha-N-acetylglucosaminidase produces the protein MMKRSIYLLFVLLFLSLSAGAKEKDVAVVQALVQRLIPSYADNFQFRKVKAIDGKDRFRLESDRGKIVISGNNANSMAMGLNHYLRYYCLTTISWYADIPVEMPEVLPAVKEAIDVEAKVDKRFFLNYCTYGYTMPYWQWADWERFIDWMALNGVNMPLAITGQEAVWYKVWKKMGMTDEEIRSYFTGPTYLPWHRMANIDGWNGPLPMQWLDNQVELQKKILARERELNMKPVLPAFAGHVPAGLKRIYPDANIQYLGKWAGFADTYRCHFLNPEEPLFATIQKRFLQEQTRLFGTDHIYGVDPFNEVDPPSWEPEYLSEISSNMYRTLTAADPKAEWMQMTWMFYHDRKDWTAPRIKALLTGVPKDKMYLLDYHCENVELWKTTDHFHGQPYIWCYLGNFGGNTTLTGNVKESGKRLENALLDGGSNLHGIGSTLEGLDVMQFPYEYIFEKAWNLNRDDDAWLHALADRHAGTVSQPVREAWDILFNDVYVQVPRTLGILPGYRPEMDKPNKRITNDYSDTVLLKAWDKLLQAPDCNRDALRLDIIAVGRQLLGNYFKTLKEDFDRMYAAKDVPGLKARASEMREVLSDLDKLTAFHSRCSLDKWIADARALGDTPDLKDYYEKNARNLITTWGGSLNDYASRAWSGLIKDYYSKRWDMYLDAVLLATESNCPFDQKELDASVKAFEDAWVDSTTPVTVQSEGDLMTYARFLLKKYERRIH